In Sulfuricurvum sp., the sequence GGGGTCATTCCACGCTTTGCCAGTTCGTCAAGCGTCGGCGGTATCGGTGTATCAAAACATACGTCAAGCTCCGAAACGTCTTTAAGGATGTTTATTATGCTTTTTATCGTGCGTGTGCTTGGGGGTGATGAGGTGTATTGCTTCATTCCGAATATCACCATGATAGCACGTCGATATTTGGGCCGTTCTGATACATAGAAAAAATAGATATTTTCACGTTCAAATTGATAGGCACTTGTAATCTCATCTTCTCTGAGCCTCTTTTTTAGCTTAGAGGATATGTTTGAGGATGGAGTTATTTTCTTCCATTGTCCTAATTTGTCTAATGCTTCTTTTTTGTGTTGCTTCGAGAACTCTATCCGTATGGTGTCGATTGCTAAATCTATCCCATGAGTGTTGTTAAAATCATCGAGGTAGTTTTCTATCTCTTGGAGTATTTTTTGCATGATTGACCCAAAATTTTAACCCTTTTTCTTTTCTCTTGATATTAGATTTTAGAATGTTTAGAGGAGTACACTACGGGGGCGTTTTCTTAAAGTGCATAATAACGGCACTTTCACCACCTCAAACAAAGCCCCATCCCGCCATGGATAGAGGCTTGTTTTTGTATATCTCTTTCACCCCTTGACCTAATCGACTGATAAGACGTTATAAGTCTTTATAGTAAGGGGTATTTTTTTATAGCTTAAACGCTGTTTTTGAAAGTTTTACCACTCAGAAATAGAGCTATTATTATTTATCATTTCCGCTTGATTTGGCGGTACATTTTCCCGCTAATCTTGCAAGATATTTTTTGGCTTTTTCGATATTTTCAGCTGTGTAATTTAGTCTCCTTTTTAAGTGTCTCCCCTCTGATGGTTCGTTCCACTCAATAAGTTCTATTCCTTGATCTTTGATATGACCAAAATACTGATTGGTATTACTTGCAAAGACATCGCTACTAATGAGCGTTTCACCGTTTAACAGCTTCGTTAGTATTTTTGCCGTATGTGATTGTTTAGCACTCATTCCACACCGCCTTCGATACGTTGAAGCTCATTATAAATATCAGCGAGTATCTCATTAGTGGGGATATTTCCGCCGAATAGGTTAGCAACGGCTTTTAGTACCATGTGTTCAAAGCTCTCTCTATCGCTAAAGTTATTAGCTATGTCGATTTGATCTATAAAGGTTTGTAGCTCTGTTCTCATGCTACCGCCTCCATACGTGAAGCAATAAACGCCTCAATGTCTGATAGCTTCCACACGGTTACTCGTTCGCTGATTTTCAAAGGTGCGGGTAGTTTCCCTTCTTTCGCCATTCTCCAAACGCTTGATCTTCCGATTGTGAGCATTTTTGCTACGTCTTTATCTCTTAGGTATTGATTCATTTTGACCGTCCTATAAGTGTTTATAGAGCGTTGCAACGTCTGATAAAATTTTATAGGGGGGGTGAGGAGATAAAGAAGATAATTAGTTCCGTTTTTTGGGAGAGTGCTTTCTTAAATTTTGCTTACTTCCTCTAATAGCTTATCAAGGGTGTGGGTAGTATCGAATTTTATATTTAGCTCCGATACTTTTGCCTTTGTCTCATTTTCTAAAACATTGTCGTAAAGATTTTCTTGGAAGGGCGGTAAAACAATATCGCTATCCATGAGCTTTAATAGTTCTTGGGCTTCGCTGAGTATTTTTCGTGCATTCTTACTCTTATCGTGAAATGTATCTCCACATAACTTATCTTTTAACCGCTTCTTCTTGGTATATTGCGCCTTGTAACTTCCGATTATTTCTATCAAGGCGTCAAAGTCTTTTAGCTCGGCTTCCTTAACGTAGAGAGCGACGTTATCCGTGATGTATTTTTCAGCCATTACTACTCCAACATCAAACACTATCGGTCGGTTACTATTGCCTTCTTGTTTAATATTTTTGACCATATCATTAACGCTCATTGTCGCCATATCCAAAGCCTTTTCTACGCTCCTTATGCTGTATTCTTGTAAATATCTTTTTTCTTTAATTCTTTTCTCTCTGTATTTTTCAATAAGCTCAAATAGAGCCTTAAAATCCCCTCTGTGCTTTAAATGATATTTTTTGATCGTATTAGACTTTAGCCCATATCTTGCTAAATATTTTTTCCA encodes:
- a CDS encoding AlpA family phage regulatory protein, with protein sequence MNQYLRDKDVAKMLTIGRSSVWRMAKEGKLPAPLKISERVTVWKLSDIEAFIASRMEAVA